A stretch of the Oncorhynchus clarkii lewisi isolate Uvic-CL-2024 chromosome 9, UVic_Ocla_1.0, whole genome shotgun sequence genome encodes the following:
- the LOC139416002 gene encoding myeloid-associated differentiation marker homolog, with protein sequence MPLIVLLISQLLWVRVAALLISCVIFSVSAHGASLSGVGDWCVFCWAFSFTRTLLVLLMEHFGFQAQGPVSWNNFPITMACYATLLWLSASIIFPIYFLKGQQNHREA encoded by the coding sequence ATGCCGTTGATAGTGTTGCTCATCTCCCAGCTGCTGTGGGTGCGTGTGGCTGCCCTGTTGATCTCCTGCGTCATCTTCAGTGTGTCGGCCCACGGGGCCTCCCTCTCCGGGGTGGGagactggtgtgtgttctgctgggCTTTCAGCTTCACTAGAACCCTGCTGGTGCTGCTGATGGAGCACTTTGGCTTCCAGGCCCAAGGCCCCGTCTCCTGGAATAACTTCCCTATCACCATGGCCTGCTACGCCACCCtgctctggctctctgcctccatCATTTTCCCCATCTACTTCCTCAAGGGCCAGCAGAACCACAGGGAGGCCTGA